The Anolis carolinensis isolate JA03-04 chromosome 1, rAnoCar3.1.pri, whole genome shotgun sequence genome window below encodes:
- the rnaseh1 gene encoding ribonuclease H1 isoform X2 — MSNGKNNSTWDQTKQVSHPDRPAPARLFVVPLPPCFVRRRSAFRDGPGSSVLGGGRGGVAKRLLCCAASWLSWLSRVFSPKAARELSRATACIMQCERAGGPACTAPVDSSYSYGSQRSNYSWSDTTASSSSKSYWNDTTSWSNTSSSKGSYEQPSENQRKRTKYTDVPYENKDKFSYMGEYTVVYTDGCCSSNGKSKARAGTGVYWGPSHPLNSSERLPGRQTNQRAEIHAACKAIEQAKSQNIKKLAIYTDSKFTINGMTSWVPNWKSNGWKTCAGKDVTNKEDFEKLSKLSEGMDIQWMHVPGHAGFTGNEAADRLAKEGAGKS, encoded by the exons ATGAGCAACGGTAAAAATAACTCCACTTGGGATCAAACAAAGCAAGTCTCCCATCCAGATCGACCTGCGCCTGCGCGACTTTTTGTCGTTCCACTTCCGCCTTGTTTTGTGCGCAGGCGCAGTGCCTTCCGGGATGGGCCCGGGTCTTCTGTGCTGGGAGGGGGCAGAGGGGGTGTGGCTAAGCGGTTATTATGTTGCGCCGCATCCTGGCTCTCCTGGCTTTCCCGCGTTTTCTCCCCAAAGGCGGCAAGGGAGCTCTCCCGAGCGACGGCATGTATTATGCAGTGCGAAAGGGCAGGAGGACCGGCGTGTACCGCACCTG TTGACAGTAGTTATTCTTATGGAAGCCAGAGAAGTAATTATTCCTGGAGTGACACCACAGCATCTTCATCTAGCAAAAGTTACTGGAATGACACTACATCTTGGTCCAATACAAGTTCATCCAAAGGATCTTATGAACAGCCCTCAGAAAATCAGAGAAAACGTACAAAATATACTGATGTGCCATATGAGAACAAAGACAAATTCTCCTACATGG GAGAGTATACCGTTGTCTATACAGATGGCTGCTGCTCAAGTAATGGGAAAAGTAAAGCACGTGCTGGAACAGGTGTATATTGGGGACCGAGCCATCCTCT AAATAGTAGCGAGAGACTTCCTGGAAGGCAAACTAACCAAAGGGCTGAAATTCAT gCTGCTTGCAAAGCAATAGAACAAGCAAAGAGTCAAAATATCAAGAAACTGGCAATCTATACTGACAGCAAGTTCACCATCAACG GTATGACGAGCTGGGTTCCAAACTGGAAATCCAATGGGTGGAAAACCTGTGCGGGAAAAGACGTAACAAATAAAGAAGATTTTGAAAAGCTTTCCAAGCTTTCCGAAGGCATGGACATCCAATGG ATGCATGTTCCAGGTCACGCTGGCTTTACTGGAAATGAAGCTGCTGATCGCCTTGCAAAAGAAGGAGCTGGAAAGTCTTAA
- the rnaseh1 gene encoding ribonuclease H1 isoform X1, translated as MSNGKNNSTWDQTKQVSHPDRPAPARLFVVPLPPCFVRRRSAFRDGPGSSVLGGGRGGVAKRLLCCAASWLSWLSRVFSPKAARELSRATACIMQCERAGGPACTAPGTLVEDASHADTTPPDDPSSVAEVDSSYSYGSQRSNYSWSDTTASSSSKSYWNDTTSWSNTSSSKGSYEQPSENQRKRTKYTDVPYENKDKFSYMGEYTVVYTDGCCSSNGKSKARAGTGVYWGPSHPLNSSERLPGRQTNQRAEIHAACKAIEQAKSQNIKKLAIYTDSKFTINGMTSWVPNWKSNGWKTCAGKDVTNKEDFEKLSKLSEGMDIQWMHVPGHAGFTGNEAADRLAKEGAGKS; from the exons ATGAGCAACGGTAAAAATAACTCCACTTGGGATCAAACAAAGCAAGTCTCCCATCCAGATCGACCTGCGCCTGCGCGACTTTTTGTCGTTCCACTTCCGCCTTGTTTTGTGCGCAGGCGCAGTGCCTTCCGGGATGGGCCCGGGTCTTCTGTGCTGGGAGGGGGCAGAGGGGGTGTGGCTAAGCGGTTATTATGTTGCGCCGCATCCTGGCTCTCCTGGCTTTCCCGCGTTTTCTCCCCAAAGGCGGCAAGGGAGCTCTCCCGAGCGACGGCATGTATTATGCAGTGCGAAAGGGCAGGAGGACCGGCGTGTACCGCACCTG GCACATTGGTGGAGGATGCCAGTCATGCAGACACAACACCTCCTGACGACCCATCATCTGTTGCTGAAG TTGACAGTAGTTATTCTTATGGAAGCCAGAGAAGTAATTATTCCTGGAGTGACACCACAGCATCTTCATCTAGCAAAAGTTACTGGAATGACACTACATCTTGGTCCAATACAAGTTCATCCAAAGGATCTTATGAACAGCCCTCAGAAAATCAGAGAAAACGTACAAAATATACTGATGTGCCATATGAGAACAAAGACAAATTCTCCTACATGG GAGAGTATACCGTTGTCTATACAGATGGCTGCTGCTCAAGTAATGGGAAAAGTAAAGCACGTGCTGGAACAGGTGTATATTGGGGACCGAGCCATCCTCT AAATAGTAGCGAGAGACTTCCTGGAAGGCAAACTAACCAAAGGGCTGAAATTCAT gCTGCTTGCAAAGCAATAGAACAAGCAAAGAGTCAAAATATCAAGAAACTGGCAATCTATACTGACAGCAAGTTCACCATCAACG GTATGACGAGCTGGGTTCCAAACTGGAAATCCAATGGGTGGAAAACCTGTGCGGGAAAAGACGTAACAAATAAAGAAGATTTTGAAAAGCTTTCCAAGCTTTCCGAAGGCATGGACATCCAATGG ATGCATGTTCCAGGTCACGCTGGCTTTACTGGAAATGAAGCTGCTGATCGCCTTGCAAAAGAAGGAGCTGGAAAGTCTTAA
- the rnaseh1 gene encoding ribonuclease H1 isoform 2 (isoform 2 is encoded by transcript variant 2; The RefSeq protein has 2 substitutions compared to this genomic sequence): MLRRILALLAFPRFLPKGGKGALPSDGMYYAVRKGRRTGVYRTWEECKAQVDRYPYASFKKFGSKEEAWDFVDGETSSSAVGSSYSYGSQRSNYSWSDTTASSSSKSYWNDTASWSNTSSSKGSYEQPSENQRKRTKYTDVPYENKDKFSYMGEYTVVYTDGCCSSNGKSKARAGTGVYWGPSHPLNSSERLPGRQTNQRAEIHAACKAIEQAKSQNIKKLAIYTDSKFTINGMTSWVPNWKSNGWKTCAGKDVTNKEDFEKLSKLSEGMDIQWMHVPGHAGFTGNEAADRLAKEGAGKS, translated from the exons ATGTTGCGCCGCATCCTGGCTCTCCTGGCTTTCCCGCGTTTTCTCCCCAAAGGCGGCAAGGGAGCTCTCCCGAGCGACGGCATGTATTATGCAGTGCGAAAGGGCAGGAGGACCGGCGTGTACCGCACCTG GGAAGAATGTAAAGCACAAGTTGATAGATACCCGTATGCTAGTTTTAAAAAATTTGGTTCAAAAGAGGAGGCTTGGGACTTTGTAGATGGTGAGACATCTTCCTCAGCAG TTGACAGTAGTTATTCTTATGGAAGCCAGAGAAGTAATTATTCCTGGAGTGACACCACAGCATCTTCATCTAGCAAAAGTTACTGGAATGACACTACATCTTGGTCCAATACAAGTTCATCCAAAGGATCTTATGAACAGCCCTCAGAAAATCAGAGAAAACGTACAAAATATACTGATGTGCCATATGAGAACAAAGACAAATTCTCCTACATGG GAGAGTATACCGTTGTCTATACAGATGGCTGCTGCTCAAGTAATGGGAAAAGTAAAGCACGTGCTGGAACAGGTGTATATTGGGGACCGAGCCATCCTCT AAATAGTAGCGAGAGACTTCCTGGAAGGCAAACTAACCAAAGGGCTGAAATTCAT gCTGCTTGCAAAGCAATAGAACAAGCAAAGAGTCAAAATATCAAGAAACTGGCAATCTATACTGACAGCAAGTTCACCATCAACG GTATGACGAGCTGGGTTCCAAACTGGAAATCCAATGGGTGGAAAACCTGTGCGGGAAAAGACGTAACAAATAAAGAAGATTTTGAAAAGCTTTCCAAGCTTTCCGAAGGCATGGACATCCAATGG ATGCATGTTCCAGGTCACGCTGGCTTTACTGGAAATGAAGCTGCTGATCGCCTTGCAAAAGAAGGAGCTGGAAAGTCTTAA
- the rnaseh1 gene encoding ribonuclease H1 isoform 1 (isoform 1 is encoded by transcript variant 1; The RefSeq protein has 2 substitutions compared to this genomic sequence), translating into MLRRILALLAFPRFLPKGGKGALPSDGMYYAVRKGRRTGVYRTWEECKAQVDRYPYASFKKFGSKEEAWDFVDGETSSSAGTLVEDASHADTTPPDDPSSVAEVGSSYSYGSQRSNYSWSDTTASSSSKSYWNDTASWSNTSSSKGSYEQPSENQRKRTKYTDVPYENKDKFSYMGEYTVVYTDGCCSSNGKSKARAGTGVYWGPSHPLNSSERLPGRQTNQRAEIHAACKAIEQAKSQNIKKLAIYTDSKFTINGMTSWVPNWKSNGWKTCAGKDVTNKEDFEKLSKLSEGMDIQWMHVPGHAGFTGNEAADRLAKEGAGKS; encoded by the exons ATGTTGCGCCGCATCCTGGCTCTCCTGGCTTTCCCGCGTTTTCTCCCCAAAGGCGGCAAGGGAGCTCTCCCGAGCGACGGCATGTATTATGCAGTGCGAAAGGGCAGGAGGACCGGCGTGTACCGCACCTG GGAAGAATGTAAAGCACAAGTTGATAGATACCCGTATGCTAGTTTTAAAAAATTTGGTTCAAAAGAGGAGGCTTGGGACTTTGTAGATGGTGAGACATCTTCCTCAGCAG GCACATTGGTGGAGGATGCCAGTCATGCAGACACAACACCTCCTGACGACCCATCATCTGTTGCTGAAG TTGACAGTAGTTATTCTTATGGAAGCCAGAGAAGTAATTATTCCTGGAGTGACACCACAGCATCTTCATCTAGCAAAAGTTACTGGAATGACACTACATCTTGGTCCAATACAAGTTCATCCAAAGGATCTTATGAACAGCCCTCAGAAAATCAGAGAAAACGTACAAAATATACTGATGTGCCATATGAGAACAAAGACAAATTCTCCTACATGG GAGAGTATACCGTTGTCTATACAGATGGCTGCTGCTCAAGTAATGGGAAAAGTAAAGCACGTGCTGGAACAGGTGTATATTGGGGACCGAGCCATCCTCT AAATAGTAGCGAGAGACTTCCTGGAAGGCAAACTAACCAAAGGGCTGAAATTCAT gCTGCTTGCAAAGCAATAGAACAAGCAAAGAGTCAAAATATCAAGAAACTGGCAATCTATACTGACAGCAAGTTCACCATCAACG GTATGACGAGCTGGGTTCCAAACTGGAAATCCAATGGGTGGAAAACCTGTGCGGGAAAAGACGTAACAAATAAAGAAGATTTTGAAAAGCTTTCCAAGCTTTCCGAAGGCATGGACATCCAATGG ATGCATGTTCCAGGTCACGCTGGCTTTACTGGAAATGAAGCTGCTGATCGCCTTGCAAAAGAAGGAGCTGGAAAGTCTTAA